In a genomic window of Paracoccaceae bacterium:
- a CDS encoding DUF1223 domain-containing protein — MKILSPLLAAVWFMATPVFAQNGPVVVELFTSQGCSSCPPADKLLHALAERDDVIALALHVDYWDYIGWKDEFADPRNAERQRAYATTAGRRSIYTPEMIVNGQTDIVGTKPMEVSKAIAIHKEQPASVRIDVAKAGDEVRIDAETLQPMAGPMIVQILRYKPNREARITRGENAGHTIAYANVTQEWKVLAEWDGRTPLSLSAVVPGDDPVVVLIQAAKMGPILAAARIR, encoded by the coding sequence ATGAAAATACTGTCCCCCCTCTTGGCAGCTGTCTGGTTTATGGCAACTCCGGTTTTTGCACAAAACGGACCTGTCGTCGTAGAGCTGTTTACATCGCAGGGATGTTCGTCGTGTCCTCCGGCAGATAAATTGCTTCATGCGTTGGCCGAGCGCGACGATGTGATCGCTCTCGCGCTGCATGTGGATTATTGGGACTATATCGGGTGGAAGGATGAATTTGCGGATCCGCGCAACGCAGAACGCCAACGTGCCTATGCAACAACGGCCGGGCGACGCTCAATCTACACACCGGAAATGATTGTGAACGGTCAGACTGATATTGTCGGGACCAAGCCGATGGAGGTTTCCAAGGCGATCGCCATTCACAAAGAGCAGCCTGCAAGCGTCCGGATTGACGTCGCCAAAGCCGGGGACGAAGTTCGAATTGATGCGGAGACTTTGCAACCCATGGCTGGCCCAATGATCGTGCAGATCCTGCGCTACAAACCGAACCGTGAGGCACGCATCACCCGCGGCGAAAACGCCGGTCACACGATTGCCTATGCAAACGTGACGCAGGAATGGAAGGTTTTGGCAGAATGGGATGGGCGCACGCCCCTTTCCCTGTCAGCAGTTGTGCCAGGTGATGATCCGGTGGTGGTGCTGATACAGGCTGCCAAAATGGGACCTATTCTGGCGGCAGCCCGCATCAGATGA
- the purB gene encoding adenylosuccinate lyase codes for MIPRYSRPDMVAIWSPATKFRIWYEIEAHACDAMADLGVIPRENADAVWKAKDVEFDVARIDEIEAVTKHDVIAFLTHLAEHVGSDEARFVHQGMTSSDVLDTCFNVQLVRASDILIEDMKGLLAALKWRALEHKDTVRIGRSHGIHAEPTTMGLTFARFYAEMDRNLNRLEKARYEIATGAISGAVGTFANIDPAVEEHVCAKLGLEPEPISTQVIPRDRHAAFFAALGVVGSSIENIATEIRHMQRTEVLEAEEFFSAGQKGSSAMPHKRNPVLTENLTGLARLVRMAVVPAMENVALWHERDISHSSVERNIGPDTTITLDFALARLTSVVDKLVIYPDNMLANMNKFRGLVMSQRVLLALTQAGVSREDAYKLVQRNAMKVWEEGKDFKTELLGDADVLAALSAEEIEEKFDIGYHTKHVDTIFKRVFKD; via the coding sequence ATGATCCCTCGCTATTCCCGTCCCGACATGGTTGCAATCTGGTCACCGGCCACAAAATTCCGGATCTGGTACGAGATTGAGGCCCATGCCTGTGATGCGATGGCCGATCTGGGCGTGATCCCGCGCGAAAACGCCGATGCGGTTTGGAAAGCCAAAGACGTTGAATTTGACGTCGCGCGCATTGATGAAATCGAAGCGGTCACTAAACACGACGTGATCGCGTTTCTGACGCATCTGGCCGAACACGTAGGCTCAGATGAGGCGCGGTTTGTACATCAGGGCATGACTTCCTCGGATGTGCTGGATACCTGTTTCAATGTCCAACTGGTGCGGGCCTCTGACATTTTGATCGAGGATATGAAGGGTCTTTTGGCCGCGCTGAAATGGCGCGCGCTGGAGCACAAAGATACCGTCCGTATCGGGCGCAGCCACGGCATTCACGCAGAACCGACCACAATGGGCCTGACTTTCGCGCGGTTTTATGCGGAAATGGATCGCAACCTGAACCGTCTGGAAAAAGCACGCTATGAGATCGCAACCGGCGCGATTTCCGGCGCGGTTGGCACATTCGCCAATATCGACCCTGCCGTTGAGGAACATGTCTGCGCAAAACTGGGACTGGAACCGGAGCCCATCAGCACGCAGGTGATCCCACGCGACCGTCATGCCGCATTTTTCGCAGCCCTCGGCGTTGTCGGCAGTTCCATCGAAAATATCGCCACCGAAATCCGCCATATGCAGCGCACCGAGGTTTTGGAAGCGGAGGAGTTTTTCTCTGCTGGTCAAAAAGGATCCTCCGCGATGCCGCATAAGCGCAACCCGGTGTTGACCGAAAACCTGACCGGATTGGCGCGACTGGTGCGCATGGCGGTTGTACCAGCGATGGAGAACGTCGCGCTCTGGCATGAACGCGACATTTCCCACAGCTCAGTCGAGCGCAACATCGGTCCCGACACCACGATCACGCTGGATTTTGCATTGGCACGGTTGACGTCAGTGGTCGATAAATTGGTGATCTACCCCGACAATATGCTGGCCAATATGAACAAATTTCGCGGTTTGGTGATGAGCCAGCGTGTATTGCTTGCCCTGACCCAAGCCGGGGTCAGCCGCGAGGACGCCTATAAACTGGTGCAGCGCAACGCGATGAAAGTCTGGGAAGAAGGCAAGGACTTTAAAACCGAGCTTCTGGGGGATGCTGACGTGCTGGCCGCGCTGAGCGCGGAGGAGATCGAAGAGAAGTTCGATATCGGGTATCACACCAAACACGTCGACACGATTTTCAAACGGGTGTTCAAAGACTAG
- a CDS encoding biotin transporter BioY, translated as MQLSASHSVLAETFGPNAGSAQRAKQAVLVVVGIALLTMAAQIKVPMWPVPITMGTFAVLTIGAAYGARLGLVTILGYMIIGALGFDVFAGSTAEKFGLEYMMGGTGGYLLGYVLATVMLGFLAQRGWDRSAAWMALAMLIGNVLIYIPGLAWLGMLYGWDKPILEWGLTPFLIGDFLKLALAAALLPALWKLIGNARS; from the coding sequence ATGCAACTGTCCGCTTCTCATTCCGTCCTGGCAGAGACCTTCGGGCCAAACGCCGGTTCTGCACAGCGCGCCAAACAAGCCGTACTGGTTGTGGTTGGTATCGCTCTTCTGACGATGGCGGCGCAGATCAAAGTGCCAATGTGGCCGGTGCCGATCACCATGGGGACATTTGCGGTTTTAACAATCGGTGCCGCTTATGGAGCGCGCCTCGGGTTGGTGACGATCCTTGGATACATGATCATCGGCGCACTTGGATTTGATGTATTTGCGGGATCCACGGCAGAGAAGTTTGGCCTTGAATACATGATGGGCGGCACCGGCGGCTATCTGCTGGGATATGTGCTTGCCACCGTGATGCTCGGCTTTCTGGCGCAGCGCGGTTGGGATCGCTCCGCGGCTTGGATGGCACTGGCGATGTTGATCGGTAACGTCCTGATTTATATCCCCGGTCTGGCGTGGCTTGGCATGCTCTATGGGTGGGACAAGCCGATCCTGGAGTGGGGTCTGACACCCTTCCTGATCGGTGATTTCCTGAAACTCGCGCTGGCCGCAGCCCTACTGCCCGCCTTGTGGAAGCTGATCGGCAACGCGCGCAGCTAA
- a CDS encoding FliG C-terminal domain-containing protein — protein MVPMAPFPALPGTGGSAPATLSRRAKAAIVVRLLLNEGADIPLEDLPEDLQAHLTKQMGSMRLVDRATLASVVSEFADELENVGLSFPGGMAGALESLDGRISKQTATRLRKEAGVRQYGDPWARLKDMSLEKLLPVLENESVEVAAVLLSKIDVKRAAELLGQLPGPKARRITYAVSQTSAVTPDAVDRIGISLATQLDAAPLEAFDSGPVERVGAILNSTKSVTRDDVLEGLDETDAGFAEQVRKAIFTFANIPKRIAPRDVPRLIRELVQEDLLIALTGAEAAGMKASADYILENMSARMADQLREDMQDRGTVKAAEADEAMTRIIGIARDMEASGDLLLVVDDGDEG, from the coding sequence ATGGTTCCAATGGCGCCCTTTCCGGCCTTGCCGGGAACGGGCGGTAGCGCTCCTGCGACGCTCAGCCGTCGCGCAAAAGCAGCGATTGTCGTGCGTTTGCTGCTGAACGAGGGTGCCGATATTCCACTGGAAGATCTGCCCGAAGACCTGCAAGCGCATTTGACCAAGCAGATGGGTTCGATGCGTCTGGTCGACCGCGCCACACTGGCCAGTGTCGTGTCCGAGTTTGCGGATGAATTGGAAAACGTCGGACTGTCTTTTCCCGGTGGCATGGCGGGCGCTCTGGAGTCCCTTGACGGGCGCATTTCCAAGCAAACGGCGACCCGCCTACGCAAGGAAGCAGGCGTGCGCCAATACGGCGACCCCTGGGCGCGCTTGAAAGATATGAGTCTGGAAAAGCTGCTTCCGGTGCTCGAAAACGAGAGCGTCGAAGTAGCCGCAGTCCTGCTATCCAAAATTGACGTAAAACGTGCTGCAGAGTTGCTGGGACAATTGCCGGGGCCAAAGGCACGACGCATCACCTACGCCGTTTCACAAACCAGCGCAGTCACGCCTGACGCGGTGGATCGCATCGGGATTTCGCTGGCAACCCAGCTCGACGCCGCACCACTCGAAGCGTTTGACAGCGGTCCCGTGGAGCGCGTGGGGGCGATCCTCAATTCAACCAAATCCGTCACCCGCGATGACGTCCTGGAAGGACTTGATGAAACAGATGCAGGCTTCGCCGAACAGGTGCGCAAGGCAATCTTCACTTTCGCCAATATCCCGAAACGAATTGCACCGCGCGACGTTCCGCGATTGATCCGCGAGCTGGTGCAGGAAGACCTGTTGATCGCCCTGACAGGTGCCGAAGCTGCCGGTATGAAAGCGTCAGCAGACTACATTCTGGAGAATATGTCGGCGCGAATGGCGGACCAACTGCGAGAAGACATGCAAGACAGAGGAACGGTCAAAGCCGCAGAGGCCGATGAAGCCATGACGCGCATAATAGGAATAGCCCGCGACATGGAGGCTTCAGGCGATCTGCTCTTGGTGGTTGATGACGGCGATGAGGGCTAA
- a CDS encoding carbohydrate-binding module family 14 protein, which produces MTIKTLAAAVALTVTPVLAFAEGCNYGKKEEITMSCAAGTVYDATSGTCVTGVSS; this is translated from the coding sequence ATGACGATCAAGACTTTGGCCGCCGCGGTGGCCCTCACCGTGACGCCCGTTTTGGCATTCGCCGAAGGATGCAATTACGGCAAGAAAGAAGAAATCACGATGTCCTGCGCAGCGGGCACCGTTTATGATGCGACCTCGGGCACATGTGTCACCGGCGTCAGCAGCTAA
- a CDS encoding DUF6314 family protein, with product MPIETRPRVLADFAGTWQLDRKIAHGDGTQARFQGTALWDGDDRGLDYLETGHLQMGQGPQMQAERRYRWAPDLDVYFDDGRFFHRVPALGGRASHWCDPDTYDVTYDFGAWPCFTAVWQVRGPKKSYKMHSFYERS from the coding sequence ATGCCGATTGAGACGAGGCCGCGCGTTCTGGCGGATTTCGCAGGCACATGGCAGCTTGATCGCAAGATTGCGCATGGGGACGGCACGCAGGCCCGTTTTCAGGGAACCGCCCTGTGGGATGGTGACGATAGAGGGCTGGATTATTTGGAAACAGGGCATCTGCAAATGGGGCAAGGTCCTCAAATGCAGGCAGAGCGGCGGTATCGCTGGGCTCCCGACTTGGATGTGTATTTTGACGACGGGCGGTTCTTTCACCGCGTTCCGGCATTGGGTGGCCGAGCGTCACATTGGTGCGATCCTGATACTTATGATGTGACCTATGATTTTGGGGCGTGGCCCTGCTTTACTGCCGTTTGGCAAGTGCGCGGACCGAAAAAATCCTACAAAATGCACAGTTTTTACGAACGCAGTTAG